The following proteins come from a genomic window of Pseudochaenichthys georgianus chromosome 17, fPseGeo1.2, whole genome shotgun sequence:
- the LOC117462859 gene encoding uncharacterized protein — MYTEGAQTTGHHRFHQQQHINNTSPCSCQHCVLYDPPAFSHHGGPGYPPASERHTDHPSLDCRRDIQAPRVKDVGGRALVVDRAERSGHRSPQRRPVFGGPDPHSQSHDFSQVCPWELNPAQWSYPPEPGVRHYPSVREQCGCVGRGDTKAHPFKAGIPHPLPHLQVKGQGYRHRRTVRYVCVDEEEESYGCKSENYHSEPHKLHIGHIKPNGHCGPRAVFFEGGEERDRDQDRSRLKGGSEEGCNGRSSSHKGFFPTEVPQKQLNQSRQKGSCVPPSGITNPSPEPSKPTTHSDHRSQEVVKQKRRQDSVRDQIRQVVTHLEDVLGGLKQVHVEMKEVVEQIDRLTASIDLSDEAPCITQGTSSYLSSHPGDLRLALLPNHKPAPVPMSQHVEEDRIILRTNSPSPVHMASVVKTSRFTPPIHNKDINHERPGLNGHLPHLCPPRDPHHVGQTHPEQLPHSLDPKVIIGNSTSNSRTQKPPVYPQNGRYGKGPHPKPVRPPVYPERGRESTSMV; from the exons ATGTACACAGAAGGCGCACAAACAACGGGACACCACCGGTTTCACCAGCAGCAGCACATCAACAACACAAGCCCCTGCTCCTGCCAGCACTGCGTCCTCTATGATCCGCCAGCGTTCAGCCATCACGGTGGGCCGGGATACCCACCAGCATCAGAGAGACACACGGACCACCCATCTCTGGACTGCAGGAGAGACATCCAGGCTCCTCGGGTTAAAGATGTAGGAGGGAGAGCTTTGGTGGTGGACAGAGCAGAGAGGAGCGGTCATCGCAGCCCACAGAGGAGGCCTGTGTTCGGGGGGCCGGACCCTCACAGCCAGTCACACGACTTCAGCCAAGTTTGCCCCTGGGAGCTGAACCCTGCCCAGTGGAGCTACCCTCCGGAGCCCGGGGTGAGACACTACCCGTCTGTCAGGGAACAGTGTGGCTGTGTGGGGCGCGGCGACACCAAGGCACACCCCTTTAAAGCCGGGATACCTCATCCTCTCCCACATcttcaggtcaaaggtcaagggTACCGACACAGGAGGACGGTCCGGTACGTCTGCGTggacgaggaggaggaaagCTATGGTTGTAAATCTGAGAACTATCATTCGGAGCCCCATAAGCTTCACATAGGTCACATCAAGCCGAATGGCCACTGTGGACCGAGGGCGGTGTTCTTCGAGGGAGGGGAGGAAAGAGATAGAGATCAGGACCGGAGCAGACTGAAGGGTGGATCAGAGGAGGGCTGTAATGGACGCAGTAGCTCTCACAAAGGGTTTTTCCCCACAGAAGTCCCCCAAAAACAGTTGAACCAAAGCAGACAGAAGGGGTCCTGCGTCCCACCCTCTGGCATCACCAACCCCAGTCCTGAGCCCTCAAAACCCACGACTCACAGCGACCACCGGAGCCaggaggtggtgaagcagaaGAGGAGGCAGGACTCAGTGAGAGATCAAATCAGACAAGTGGTGACACATCTGGAGGATGTGTTGGGGGGTCTGAAGCAGGTTCACGTGGAGATGAAAGAG GTGGTCGAGCAGATTGATCGTCTCACAGCGAGTATCGACCTCAGCGATGAGGCACCCTGCATCACTCAGGGGACGTCCAGTTACTTATCCTCTCATCCTGGCGACCTCCGGCTGGCCCTGTTGCCCAATCACAAGCCTGCTCCGGTCCCGATGTCGCAACACGTGGAAGAAGATCGCATCATCTTAAGAACAAACTCTCCTTCTCCTGTTCACATGGCGTCCGTCGTTAAAACCAGCCGCTTCACTCCACCCATCCACAATAAAGACATCAACCATGAGAGGCCGGGGTTAAATGGCCACTTGCCTCACCTGTGTCCCCCCAGAGACCCCCACCATGTcggccaaactcaccctgagcaactCCCACACAGCCTGGACCCTAAAGTCATTATCGGGAACAGCACCTCTAATTCTAGGACTCAGAAGCCTCCTGTTTACCCCCAAAATGGGCGCTATGGGAAGGGCCCTCATCCGAAGCCTGTGAGACCCCCTGTGTACCCCGAGAGAGGCAGGGAGAGCACCAGCATGGTGTGA